Proteins co-encoded in one Culicoidibacter larvae genomic window:
- a CDS encoding cation-translocating P-type ATPase, which yields MWSKKNVDEVLTELGTDIETGLTQSTYEQSLAKNGPNKLPEEGRKSPIVIFFKNFLEPLVIVLLLAAAISLFVGEAKEAIVIVIIVVINAIIGTVQEVRSQKSLDALKQLSTPQVTVRRNGETVEVDSTSLVPGDIVVLDAGKFIPADLRIVESAQLQIDESALTGESVPVNKKSAAITDEGNIALGDQINMAFMSTFITNGRAVGVVIGTGLNTEIGKIASMISEAPDTKTPLQEKLAQLTKVVSILAFVLGGIILALEIFMGNVVGEALISAITLAVAVIPESLPVIVSIVLAISVSRMVKHHAIIKKLPAVETLGAVNVICSDKTGTLTQNKMTVVKYLLNNKTFEPDNFDLNDNTHEIFLRSLELCNDSFFNDDNQPIGDPTEVALTAFAGLQGWNEFTIRKEFPRVDEQPFDSDRKLMTTVNQHKEQFVVYTKGATDQLLERCSKIILDGTVVSMTDGFKAEIMAQANEMSEDALRVLGFAYKEIAELDPENDYEYNLTFIGCVGMIDPARPEAASAIARATKASIETVMITGDHRVTAFAIAKNLGIVDDEAEVISGSELDEMDDEQLAKVIRNYHVFARVSPEHKVRIVKALQSHGLIVSMTGDGVNDAPSLQTADIGVAMGITGTDVSKEAADMILTDDNFATIVGAVEEGRNIYKKIRRAIAFVLSTNLGEVLAVFIAVIVSGYQPLSAVHILWVNLIVESIIAIPMGMDVNDPDVMNDKPRPRNESLFTNMVFRILFVAFTTMAAVLTAYFIGLQDPNDTIANAQTMAFLVMATAPMLTSLSMRSEKWVFFTKKMFANRNLIIAIIAGITLNFLAVFTPLSAFLGLVPLEINETIITISLMIIPALLLELSKIVVKQKR from the coding sequence ATGTGGTCAAAGAAAAATGTTGATGAAGTATTAACAGAATTAGGCACAGACATCGAAACCGGACTGACACAGTCCACGTACGAGCAATCACTGGCCAAAAACGGTCCTAACAAATTACCTGAAGAAGGTCGGAAAAGTCCGATTGTTATCTTCTTCAAAAACTTTTTAGAACCGTTAGTAATTGTATTGCTACTTGCGGCAGCAATTTCGCTCTTCGTTGGCGAAGCCAAAGAAGCAATTGTTATTGTTATCATTGTTGTTATCAATGCCATCATCGGAACTGTCCAAGAAGTTCGTTCACAGAAATCATTAGATGCCTTAAAACAGCTTTCTACCCCACAAGTAACTGTTCGCCGTAATGGTGAAACCGTTGAAGTTGATTCAACCAGTCTTGTTCCCGGAGATATCGTTGTTCTTGATGCCGGAAAATTTATTCCCGCCGATTTACGGATTGTTGAATCTGCGCAACTACAAATTGATGAGTCAGCATTAACCGGTGAATCAGTGCCGGTTAATAAAAAGTCAGCTGCTATCACCGACGAAGGCAACATTGCCTTAGGCGATCAGATTAATATGGCTTTTATGTCGACATTCATTACTAATGGCCGTGCTGTTGGTGTGGTTATTGGCACCGGATTAAACACCGAAATCGGTAAAATCGCTTCAATGATTAGCGAAGCTCCGGATACCAAAACCCCACTCCAGGAAAAATTGGCGCAATTAACAAAGGTCGTTTCAATTCTCGCCTTTGTTCTTGGTGGTATTATTCTTGCCTTAGAAATATTTATGGGCAATGTCGTTGGTGAGGCACTTATATCTGCTATAACTTTAGCAGTTGCCGTGATTCCTGAAAGCTTACCGGTTATTGTCTCTATTGTTTTGGCAATCAGCGTCAGCCGAATGGTAAAACATCACGCGATTATTAAAAAACTGCCGGCAGTTGAAACTTTGGGTGCAGTGAATGTTATTTGTTCTGATAAAACCGGAACCTTAACCCAAAATAAAATGACAGTTGTTAAATATCTTTTAAATAATAAAACTTTTGAACCGGATAACTTTGATTTAAATGATAATACTCATGAAATCTTTCTACGCAGTTTAGAGCTTTGTAATGACTCATTCTTTAATGATGACAACCAACCTATTGGTGACCCAACTGAGGTTGCCCTCACCGCTTTTGCCGGTTTGCAAGGCTGGAATGAATTTACTATCCGCAAGGAGTTTCCGCGGGTTGATGAACAACCATTTGATTCTGACCGGAAATTAATGACCACTGTCAATCAACATAAAGAGCAGTTTGTTGTTTATACTAAGGGTGCTACTGACCAATTACTGGAACGATGCAGTAAAATTATTTTAGACGGTACAGTAGTATCAATGACAGATGGTTTTAAGGCTGAAATTATGGCCCAAGCAAACGAAATGTCAGAAGATGCGCTTCGGGTTCTTGGTTTTGCCTATAAAGAAATTGCTGAATTAGACCCGGAAAATGATTACGAATACAACCTTACTTTTATTGGTTGTGTCGGTATGATTGACCCGGCTCGTCCTGAAGCTGCAAGTGCAATCGCGCGTGCAACCAAAGCTTCAATTGAAACTGTAATGATTACCGGTGACCATCGCGTTACTGCCTTCGCTATTGCAAAAAATCTCGGTATTGTTGATGACGAAGCTGAAGTTATCAGCGGCAGCGAGCTTGATGAAATGGATGACGAGCAGTTAGCTAAAGTTATTCGTAACTATCATGTATTTGCCCGGGTAAGCCCTGAACATAAAGTTCGTATTGTAAAAGCATTGCAATCTCATGGCTTAATCGTTTCAATGACCGGTGACGGTGTGAACGATGCACCTAGTTTACAAACTGCTGACATCGGTGTTGCAATGGGTATTACCGGAACCGACGTTTCTAAAGAAGCAGCGGATATGATTTTAACTGATGATAACTTTGCAACTATTGTTGGTGCCGTTGAAGAAGGTCGGAACATCTATAAAAAAATCCGCCGGGCAATTGCTTTTGTTCTTTCAACTAACCTTGGTGAAGTACTGGCAGTATTCATTGCTGTCATCGTTAGTGGTTATCAACCATTATCAGCAGTACATATTCTCTGGGTCAACTTAATCGTTGAATCAATTATTGCGATACCAATGGGCATGGATGTTAATGACCCTGATGTTATGAATGATAAACCACGGCCACGTAATGAATCACTGTTCACCAATATGGTTTTCCGCATTCTCTTCGTTGCCTTCACAACTATGGCTGCAGTACTTACTGCCTACTTCATCGGATTACAAGATCCAAATGATACCATTGCTAACGCACAAACGATGGCATTCTTAGTTATGGCAACTGCACCAATGCTTACCTCATTAAGTATGCGTTCTGAAAAATGGGTATTCTTCACTAAAAAAATGTTTGCTAATCGCAACTTGATTATTGCTATTATTGCTGGTATTACGCTCAACTTCCTGGCAGTATTTACCCCGCTTTCAGCATTCTTAGGATTAGTACCACTTGAAATAAATGAGACCATTATAACCATTAGCCTCATGATTATACCAGCTTTATTGCTTGAATTAAGCAAAATTGTTGTAAAACAAAAACGATAA
- a CDS encoding M20 metallopeptidase family protein codes for MNFKQLQEKVVFWRRNLHQIPELGFKEEKTAAFIREQLNTMGLVYETVCGTGTLVFLDAGSEETLAFRADIDGLQIAEETGSEFQSQYAGMMHACGHDGHTATMLGFANFLALHKPLLMKNILLIFQPAEEGPGGAKAIIDSGAFTKYKVKAVYGLHVWPELTEGIFGSKPGPLLAQNGELEVVVHGKSAHGAMPHDGVDAIVVATDIIQQYQTILSRQISPMFPAVINIGKINGGDAANIVAERVEFQGTVRVFSDEAFYLIKKQIENIHRAAEIAYGCKIEWRMPAGYPPVINDTTLFKTVEQAFAKFHLPFVEFDTPFMPAEDFAFYQQEVPGVFFFLGVGNVALGNTAPLHNSKFDFNSEILVKGVEAFVAIAANGGCFTEAVDIY; via the coding sequence ATGAATTTTAAACAGCTACAAGAGAAAGTCGTTTTTTGGCGCCGGAATCTGCATCAGATTCCGGAGTTAGGTTTTAAAGAAGAAAAAACCGCTGCGTTTATTCGTGAGCAACTGAATACTATGGGTTTAGTGTATGAAACCGTGTGCGGAACTGGTACATTAGTGTTTTTAGATGCCGGCAGCGAGGAAACGTTGGCTTTCCGCGCTGATATTGATGGTTTGCAGATTGCCGAGGAGACTGGCAGTGAATTTCAATCGCAGTATGCCGGAATGATGCACGCGTGCGGTCATGATGGACATACGGCAACAATGCTTGGCTTTGCTAATTTCTTGGCGTTGCACAAACCTTTGCTGATGAAGAACATTTTATTGATTTTTCAGCCGGCAGAAGAAGGTCCGGGTGGAGCAAAGGCAATTATTGATAGCGGTGCGTTTACAAAATACAAGGTAAAGGCTGTTTATGGCTTGCATGTTTGGCCGGAATTGACCGAAGGTATTTTTGGTTCAAAACCAGGGCCGTTATTGGCACAGAATGGTGAGCTAGAGGTTGTTGTTCATGGGAAAAGCGCTCATGGTGCAATGCCACATGACGGTGTTGATGCTATTGTAGTAGCAACTGATATTATTCAGCAGTACCAAACAATACTTTCGCGTCAAATTTCACCGATGTTTCCGGCAGTTATTAATATTGGTAAAATTAATGGTGGTGATGCAGCTAATATTGTTGCTGAGCGAGTTGAGTTTCAAGGAACAGTTCGCGTGTTTTCTGATGAGGCTTTTTATTTAATTAAAAAGCAAATCGAAAATATTCATCGAGCTGCTGAGATTGCTTATGGTTGCAAAATTGAATGGCGAATGCCTGCTGGTTATCCGCCGGTAATAAATGATACAACTTTATTTAAAACCGTGGAGCAAGCTTTTGCTAAGTTTCATTTACCGTTTGTAGAGTTTGATACGCCATTTATGCCGGCAGAGGATTTTGCTTTCTATCAGCAAGAAGTTCCCGGAGTGTTCTTTTTCCTTGGTGTTGGCAATGTGGCACTTGGGAATACGGCACCACTGCATAATAGTAAGTTTGATTTTAATTCAGAGATTCTGGTTAAAGGTGTTGAGGCATTTGTTGCGATAGCAGCAAATGGCGGCTGCTTTACCGAAGCAGTCGATATATACTAG
- a CDS encoding dihydrodipicolinate synthase family protein, whose translation MGVFNRIAVALVTPFNTLGEVDSKRLQQLVEWHIHEGIETFLLNSITAEARSLQDEELQEVISSVVSVAQGRAKVIVALDEGHVATAAQFIIDAEISGVDAILLSMPDVFLSDASGARQYVEYVVDHTNMPIILHFDGMQHSYDYDALDFLPLVELPRVSGVNVTNVDLEYVNNLVNLLPESCAFYSSDEHLLVPYMAMGFAGVFSSVANLYPKVVQQLASLAEQEDYAALRSQARTIFLLNEALSDVAGIKAALNITGISVGDVRLPLTKKPTEVTRYIKDLLEEIEADALFPTD comes from the coding sequence ATGGGTGTTTTTAATCGTATTGCAGTAGCTTTGGTTACGCCGTTCAATACACTCGGTGAGGTTGACAGTAAAAGGCTGCAACAATTAGTTGAATGGCATATTCATGAAGGGATTGAAACTTTCTTGTTGAATAGTATTACAGCTGAAGCACGAAGCTTGCAGGATGAGGAGTTACAGGAAGTTATTAGCAGTGTGGTGAGTGTGGCTCAAGGCCGCGCAAAAGTGATTGTTGCTTTAGATGAGGGCCATGTTGCTACTGCTGCACAATTTATTATTGATGCTGAGATAAGTGGAGTTGATGCGATTCTACTATCAATGCCGGATGTCTTTTTGAGTGATGCTTCTGGAGCCCGCCAGTATGTTGAATATGTAGTGGATCATACTAATATGCCGATTATTTTGCATTTTGACGGAATGCAGCATAGTTATGACTATGATGCATTGGATTTTCTCCCATTGGTAGAATTACCGCGTGTGAGCGGAGTTAATGTTACTAATGTTGATCTGGAGTATGTAAATAATTTAGTGAATTTATTGCCGGAGTCGTGTGCCTTTTATAGCAGTGATGAGCATTTATTGGTGCCTTATATGGCAATGGGCTTTGCTGGTGTGTTTAGCAGTGTAGCTAATTTATATCCTAAAGTAGTGCAACAATTAGCGAGTTTGGCTGAGCAAGAGGATTATGCAGCACTACGTTCGCAAGCACGAACAATTTTTTTATTAAATGAAGCTTTAAGTGATGTTGCCGGGATTAAGGCGGCTTTGAATATTACCGGTATCAGTGTCGGTGATGTACGTTTGCCGCTGACTAAAAAACCTACAGAGGTGACTCGCTATATCAAAGATTTATTAGAAGAAATTGAAGCTGATGCTTTATTTCCGACAGATTAA
- a CDS encoding ABC transporter permease has protein sequence MFISIFYYRLLLLLRDRSNIFFMLIFPLILITGLGMMLNDIMSPNSLLVAEPFAVVYENKTNSVLETEFADFLQNREITEMLTFSDYDNYDEAKAAYQSGKVSGIVVVKSVENGLTIDVQTAEPTGMIGKISQSIFGSFASMSNAVMQVYMNGGIVDTSTFQDSYIANETLAWQKKVPNAYEYYMVTNLVMTALFAAFYALNILEDNEISQGIGVRLRTTPIPMWMNIMGQLSAALLVILVQMGIIVLFAHFVLGAYVGTNIGLVALLLLVTALLGLGIGSMFAAIRSMTMASRLNVLRTTLILLTFLAGGYVAGIENVLLSVAPFLEYILPSFLAQNALFEAIFFENIAVYWQNLGILAVMAVAALTLGITLARRKL, from the coding sequence ATGTTTATTAGTATTTTTTACTATCGCTTACTATTACTGTTACGTGACCGCAGTAATATATTCTTTATGCTTATTTTTCCGCTGATATTGATTACCGGTTTAGGGATGATGCTTAATGATATCATGTCACCGAATTCACTGTTAGTTGCTGAGCCATTTGCAGTTGTGTATGAGAACAAAACAAATTCGGTTTTAGAAACCGAGTTTGCTGATTTCCTTCAAAACCGGGAAATTACCGAGATGCTGACATTTTCAGATTACGATAACTATGACGAAGCAAAAGCAGCATATCAAAGCGGGAAAGTCAGCGGTATTGTTGTTGTAAAAAGTGTAGAAAATGGATTAACAATTGATGTGCAGACGGCAGAACCTACTGGTATGATTGGCAAAATTTCTCAGAGCATCTTTGGCAGTTTCGCTTCAATGAGCAATGCAGTTATGCAGGTTTACATGAATGGTGGCATAGTTGACACCAGCACTTTCCAGGATAGCTATATTGCCAATGAGACCCTTGCATGGCAGAAAAAAGTGCCGAATGCTTATGAGTATTATATGGTGACTAATTTGGTAATGACAGCCTTATTTGCCGCATTTTATGCCTTAAATATTCTTGAGGATAATGAAATCTCTCAAGGTATCGGCGTGCGTCTGCGGACGACGCCAATACCGATGTGGATGAATATTATGGGGCAGTTAAGTGCCGCCTTACTTGTTATATTGGTACAGATGGGCATAATTGTCTTGTTTGCACATTTCGTTTTAGGTGCATATGTGGGGACGAATATTGGCTTGGTAGCTTTGTTGTTGTTGGTAACCGCACTTTTGGGACTTGGTATTGGGTCAATGTTTGCAGCAATTCGCAGTATGACTATGGCTTCAAGACTCAACGTGCTAAGAACGACATTGATATTACTTACTTTTTTAGCAGGTGGATATGTTGCCGGTATTGAGAATGTATTGCTGAGTGTTGCACCATTCTTAGAATATATATTGCCAAGCTTTCTAGCGCAAAATGCACTGTTTGAAGCAATATTTTTTGAAAATATCGCTGTTTACTGGCAGAATTTAGGTATTCTTGCAGTTATGGCAGTTGCAGCTTTGACTTTAGGAATAACTTTAGCTAGGAGGAAACTATAA
- a CDS encoding sensor histidine kinase has protein sequence MLFYKIILLLISIISYYQIYPLAPTQDVLILLIILIISIIVQLLPNRFLRISIFILTIIASFIFPQAAFLAPLILIHDEFYIFTLIALVLSYLNTQSVLILIPYATTLFFCFQFYRQKLMKKQYHELQEAHDTLELQLSKQNEALLLATSQAANSAKNQERNRIARDIHDHVGHLVARSLMMVGAIVDTSMPDNPQLPMLQTVHDSLTNALDDIRKTVHNLHDSQKNNYQTFIDMLTDFYFCKLNYDLYDDTQQLDDAILETLIMTTKESLTNVIKHSNATTVDIKLEQFPTFIRYQIHDNGTNIHDNHPGLGLASISERVENQNGYASFSQNDGFLTVITLPFK, from the coding sequence ATGCTGTTTTATAAAATCATTCTGTTACTCATAAGCATCATCAGTTATTATCAAATTTATCCGTTAGCGCCAACACAAGATGTGCTGATCTTACTGATTATTCTGATTATTTCAATAATCGTTCAACTGCTGCCAAACAGATTTTTGCGCATAAGTATTTTTATTCTTACCATTATCGCAAGTTTCATCTTCCCGCAAGCTGCATTCCTGGCACCACTCATCCTCATCCATGATGAATTTTATATATTTACCCTAATTGCCCTCGTTCTGAGCTACCTAAATACTCAATCAGTGCTTATTTTAATCCCCTACGCCACTACCTTATTTTTCTGCTTTCAATTTTATCGGCAAAAACTGATGAAAAAGCAGTATCACGAGCTTCAAGAAGCACATGATACTCTCGAATTGCAATTAAGTAAGCAAAATGAAGCACTTTTGCTAGCTACAAGCCAAGCAGCTAATTCCGCCAAAAACCAAGAACGTAACCGCATAGCACGTGATATTCACGACCATGTCGGCCACCTTGTTGCCCGCAGTTTGATGATGGTCGGTGCAATTGTTGATACCAGCATGCCTGATAATCCACAACTGCCAATGCTGCAAACTGTTCATGATAGTTTGACCAATGCTTTGGATGATATTAGAAAAACCGTACACAATTTACATGACAGTCAAAAAAATAACTATCAGACTTTCATTGATATGCTCACTGATTTTTACTTTTGTAAGCTGAATTATGATTTATATGATGATACGCAACAACTAGATGATGCTATTCTGGAAACATTAATTATGACAACTAAAGAATCACTTACTAATGTCATTAAACATTCCAATGCTACTACTGTTGATATTAAACTTGAACAATTTCCAACCTTCATCCGTTATCAAATCCATGATAACGGAACAAACATTCACGATAATCATCCTGGATTAGGACTGGCAAGCATTAGTGAGCGTGTAGAAAACCAGAACGGATACGCTAGTTTCTCACAAAATGATGGCTTCCTTACCGTAATCACCCTACCATTCAAATAA
- a CDS encoding ABC transporter ATP-binding protein, producing the protein MKVIVDVDGVVKRYNNVAALKKFSIQVREGEIYGLLGPNGAGKTTAINAILGLLSIDSGSIKIFDKELKGNEAAIKKQVGVIPQQVAVFRDLTVQENIDFFAQLYKVAASNRKQYVADAIAFTGLEAYSKKRAKELSGGLQRRLNIACGIVHKPRLIFMDEPTVAIDPQSRNSILEGIIRLRDEGATIVYTSHYMEEVEAICDYIAIVDNGYIIAQGSKEALKDMVSDKEAIRIIADNLNETVFKELRLLALVEDVTHEAEVLTISIQKNADVLNKVITILQAHGVEIHSINVETPTLNTVFLTLTGKQLRD; encoded by the coding sequence ATGAAAGTAATTGTTGATGTAGATGGGGTTGTAAAGCGTTATAACAATGTAGCAGCTTTGAAGAAATTTTCAATTCAGGTTCGGGAAGGTGAAATTTATGGTTTGCTTGGGCCAAACGGTGCCGGAAAAACGACAGCAATTAATGCAATTTTGGGTTTATTGTCAATTGATTCCGGGTCAATTAAGATTTTTGATAAAGAACTGAAGGGCAATGAAGCGGCAATAAAAAAGCAAGTAGGTGTTATTCCCCAGCAGGTTGCAGTTTTTCGTGATTTAACGGTACAAGAAAATATTGATTTTTTTGCACAACTTTATAAGGTTGCTGCTAGTAATAGAAAACAGTATGTTGCCGATGCAATTGCTTTTACTGGTTTAGAGGCATATAGTAAAAAACGCGCCAAGGAATTGTCAGGTGGTTTGCAGCGGCGACTAAATATTGCTTGCGGTATTGTTCATAAGCCGAGACTTATTTTTATGGATGAACCAACTGTTGCAATCGATCCGCAATCACGGAATAGCATTTTGGAAGGCATTATTCGGTTGCGGGATGAAGGTGCAACGATTGTTTATACTTCACACTATATGGAAGAAGTTGAAGCGATTTGTGATTATATTGCGATTGTTGATAATGGATATATTATCGCACAAGGAAGTAAAGAAGCATTAAAAGATATGGTTTCAGATAAAGAAGCTATTCGTATTATTGCCGATAACTTGAATGAAACGGTATTTAAGGAATTAAGGTTGCTGGCCTTAGTAGAGGATGTTACCCATGAAGCCGAAGTTTTAACTATTTCAATTCAGAAAAATGCTGATGTGTTGAACAAAGTAATTACAATATTACAGGCCCACGGTGTTGAAATTCATTCAATTAATGTTGAGACGCCAACGCTGAATACTGTATTTTTGACATTAACCGGCAAACAATTACGGGATTAA
- a CDS encoding transglycosylase SLT domain-containing protein, whose amino-acid sequence MKKLVFGFIATVLILSSLAVCGYYIGRNVLFRVAHTDVIQEVSKKYDVDPYLLMALVAKESAFNKEVMESYSPTETYNGAINLTDTAAQDWANKAGIILNKPADIADPKVSIELAGYILATAKQNVGNDTKKQIAEFLKRNDATKNNDTYVNEVASSILIYRLLYMNLD is encoded by the coding sequence ATGAAGAAATTAGTTTTCGGTTTCATCGCAACAGTTTTAATTCTCAGCAGCCTTGCTGTCTGTGGTTACTATATTGGCAGAAATGTGTTATTCCGGGTTGCTCATACCGATGTTATTCAAGAAGTGAGCAAGAAGTATGATGTTGATCCATATTTATTGATGGCGCTTGTTGCTAAAGAATCAGCTTTTAATAAAGAAGTTATGGAGAGTTATTCGCCAACAGAAACGTATAATGGAGCAATTAATTTAACTGATACAGCTGCTCAGGATTGGGCCAATAAAGCCGGTATTATTTTGAATAAACCAGCTGATATTGCTGATCCGAAGGTAAGTATTGAACTGGCAGGTTATATTCTGGCAACCGCTAAACAAAATGTTGGTAATGATACTAAGAAGCAGATCGCTGAGTTTTTAAAACGAAATGACGCAACTAAAAATAACGATACTTATGTGAATGAAGTAGCCTCAAGTATTTTAATATATCGACTTTTATATATGAATTTAGACTAG
- a CDS encoding winged helix-turn-helix domain-containing protein, giving the protein MKISKPEARKFLLNYHFIHGAALSGKAGILQYFDRVHTIQYDPLNPVGTNPELVLQARVGNFTPELLHQLLYSDRLLIDGWDKNMGIYQTVDWPYFARYRQHAEQHYGEKVDHVLPHVLQLFRELGPLDAKQIDLNERVIGDWGNSMKVSSLALEHLYRSGKVVIYTRKGTHRTYDLIENHLAPELLTQSEPFLDDNDFYRWQLQRRVESVGLMASGNNDALLGIRGLKAAQRNQGYQELLEQEIIGELQIADLPQTYYYPKVFKKLFKDAVLDQSMVWLGPLDNMIWDRQLIEDVFGFYYRWEVYKPAAQRQYGYYVLPVLYQDRFVARMEAKYDRKDRVLRIIDWWFEPGVNIGDKKMMQAFEQCLHQFVQYLGAEEVDIATPIF; this is encoded by the coding sequence GTGAAAATTTCCAAGCCAGAAGCACGAAAATTCCTATTGAATTATCATTTTATTCATGGTGCTGCATTAAGTGGTAAAGCGGGGATATTGCAATATTTTGATCGGGTGCACACGATTCAATATGATCCGCTAAATCCTGTCGGCACCAATCCGGAACTGGTGCTCCAGGCCCGGGTTGGCAATTTTACTCCCGAACTATTACATCAGTTATTATATAGTGACCGGCTTTTGATTGATGGCTGGGATAAGAATATGGGAATTTATCAGACAGTTGACTGGCCATATTTTGCTCGTTATCGTCAACATGCTGAACAACATTATGGCGAAAAAGTTGACCATGTGTTACCGCATGTTTTGCAGTTGTTCCGTGAACTGGGTCCGTTGGATGCTAAGCAGATTGATTTAAATGAGCGGGTAATTGGTGATTGGGGCAACTCGATGAAGGTTTCCAGTTTGGCACTGGAACATTTATATCGCTCTGGTAAAGTGGTTATTTATACACGTAAGGGGACGCACCGTACCTATGATTTAATTGAAAATCATTTAGCTCCGGAATTATTAACACAAAGTGAACCATTTCTTGATGATAATGATTTTTATCGTTGGCAACTGCAACGCCGGGTTGAATCAGTTGGTTTAATGGCTTCAGGAAATAATGATGCTTTACTGGGGATTCGTGGTTTGAAAGCAGCGCAACGTAATCAGGGTTACCAAGAATTATTGGAACAAGAAATAATTGGTGAACTGCAAATCGCAGATTTGCCGCAAACCTATTATTATCCTAAGGTTTTTAAAAAACTATTCAAGGATGCTGTGCTTGATCAAAGCATGGTATGGTTAGGACCACTTGATAATATGATTTGGGACCGGCAGTTGATTGAAGATGTATTTGGATTCTATTACCGCTGGGAAGTGTACAAGCCGGCGGCACAACGTCAGTATGGTTACTATGTCTTGCCGGTGTTATATCAAGATCGTTTTGTGGCACGTATGGAGGCGAAATACGATCGCAAGGATCGGGTGTTGCGAATTATTGATTGGTGGTTCGAGCCAGGGGTGAATATTGGGGATAAAAAAATGATGCAAGCATTCGAGCAATGCTTACACCAATTTGTTCAATATTTAGGTGCTGAAGAAGTGGATATCGCAACTCCTATTTTTTAG
- a CDS encoding ABC transporter permease has translation MRGCINFVIKYCFKQISQVIMLVAFVAFAFLVVMLSFSGSGDSNQLNVVVHDLDQTAITAVLIDEISTQATVVETGSEDQLQKQLLSGKIQYIIEIPQGFTAAIIESTPKVVTTKIDGTNSTVIIDTAINQFINRAKASLSLASTPEELAQIVTASHEGAVQVSSTSLAVNDGMEKAATAFPIIGYAFSAAFIGFVMNFLVEQRKSGIDDRIKLTATTARGYISGIMIGYVIVGVIITALTLLAANLIIGIPLNFWLFIYLLLLSYVFMALGLAAGSISKDGLSSMIFVQTASLLIAIAGGFFVPYKMLPEAIRTVGYFLPGYWYTSAITETVKTGLPNFLSIGVLILFIILLSLLAMLLRNRKQMQTY, from the coding sequence ATGCGCGGATGTATAAACTTTGTTATCAAGTATTGTTTTAAACAAATCAGCCAGGTTATTATGTTAGTTGCATTTGTCGCCTTTGCCTTCTTGGTGGTTATGTTATCTTTTAGCGGCAGTGGTGATAGTAATCAACTAAATGTCGTTGTACATGATTTAGATCAAACAGCTATTACTGCTGTTCTGATTGATGAAATCAGTACACAAGCAACAGTTGTTGAAACCGGGTCTGAAGATCAGTTGCAGAAACAGCTGTTAAGCGGAAAAATCCAATATATTATTGAAATTCCTCAAGGTTTTACGGCTGCAATTATTGAGAGTACACCGAAGGTTGTAACGACTAAGATTGATGGTACTAATTCAACAGTAATTATTGATACCGCTATTAATCAATTTATCAATCGTGCCAAGGCATCGCTGTCCTTAGCATCGACGCCCGAAGAGCTTGCTCAAATTGTTACCGCCAGTCACGAAGGGGCAGTACAAGTGAGCAGTACTTCTCTAGCAGTTAATGATGGTATGGAGAAGGCAGCAACCGCATTTCCGATTATCGGTTATGCCTTTAGTGCCGCATTCATTGGCTTTGTGATGAACTTTTTGGTTGAACAACGCAAGAGCGGGATTGATGATCGGATTAAACTGACGGCGACAACAGCACGAGGATATATAAGCGGCATCATGATTGGCTATGTTATTGTTGGGGTTATTATTACTGCCTTAACATTATTAGCGGCAAATCTAATTATTGGTATACCACTCAATTTTTGGTTGTTTATTTACTTGTTGTTGTTATCCTATGTGTTTATGGCCTTAGGACTTGCTGCCGGAAGTATCAGCAAAGATGGTTTATCAAGTATGATATTTGTACAAACAGCTTCATTATTGATTGCAATTGCCGGTGGTTTCTTTGTACCATATAAAATGTTGCCGGAGGCGATTCGTACGGTCGGATATTTCTTGCCGGGTTATTGGTATACTTCAGCAATAACTGAGACGGTAAAAACCGGGTTGCCGAACTTTTTATCGATAGGTGTACTAATTTTATTCATTATATTGTTATCGCTTTTAGCAATGTTGTTACGTAATCGTAAACAAATGCAGACTTATTAG